The following are encoded in a window of Arvicanthis niloticus isolate mArvNil1 chromosome 1, mArvNil1.pat.X, whole genome shotgun sequence genomic DNA:
- the Ppp1r14b gene encoding LOW QUALITY PROTEIN: protein phosphatase 1 regulatory subunit 14B (The sequence of the model RefSeq protein was modified relative to this genomic sequence to represent the inferred CDS: inserted 1 base in 1 codon) — MLQLPPGAPAAAXRRGAARSGAGELTGASGPEPAGGRPGGGGAGRGPSAHVAPAAAMADSGPAGGAALAAPAPGPGSGSTGPRVYFQSPPGAAGEGPGGADDDGPVRRQGKVTVKYDRKELRKRLNLEEWILEQLTRLYDCQEEEIPELEIDVDELLDMESDDTRAARVKELLVDCYKPTEAFISGLLDKIRGMQKLSTPQKK; from the exons ATGCTGCAGCTGCCCCCGGGCGCCCCCGCCGCCG CTCGCCGCGGAGCTGCGCGGAGCGGAGCCGGCGAGCTAACCGGAGCCAGTGGCCCGGAGCCAGCCGGCGGGCGTCCGGGAGGCGGCGGCGCAGGGAGGGGCCCGAGCGCGCACGTGGCCCCGGCGGCCGCCATGGCGGACAGCGGCCCCGCGGGGGGCGCGGCGTTGGCTGCCCCGGCCCCCGGGCCGGGCAGTGGCAGCACAGGGCCCCGAGTCTACTTCCAGAGTCCCCCTGGAGCCGCAGGCGAAGGCCCAGGGGGCGCGGATGACGATGGCCCGGTGAGACGGCAAGGGAAGGTCACCGTCAAGTACGACCGCAAGGAGCTACGGAAGCGCCTCAACCTGGAGGAGTGGATTTTAGAACAGCTCACGCGACTCTACGACTGCCAG gAGGAGGAGATCCCAGAGCTGGAGATCGATGTGGATGAACTCCTGGACATGGAAAGTGATGACACCCGGGCTGCCAGAGTCAAG GAGCTGTTAGTTGACTGTTACAAACCCACGGAG GCCTTCATCTCTGGCCTGCTGGACAAGATCCGGGGCATGCAGAAGCTGAGCACACCCCAGAAGAAGTAA
- the Fkbp2 gene encoding peptidyl-prolyl cis-trans isomerase FKBP2 isoform X2 — MRSPALKVRQRVLDGPMRAGSVSRPVATKTRLRRSDSTSGIGSGGAARRDMRLSWILTILSICLSALVTATGAEGKRKLQIGVKKRVDHCPIKSRKGDVLHMHYTGKLEDGTEFDSSLPQNQPFVFSLGTGQVIKGWDQGLLGMCEGEKRKLVIPSELGYGERGAPPKIPGGATLVFEVELLKIERRSEL; from the exons ATGCGAAGCCCCGCCCTGAAAGTGCGGCAGCGGGTTTTGGACGGTCCAATGAGGGCGGGGAGCGTGTCCCGCCCTGTAGCGACAAAGACGCGCCTGCGCAGAAGTGACAGCACGAGCGGGATTGGCTCCGGGGGCGCGGCGAGGAG AGACATGAGGCTGAGCTGGATCCTGACAATACTGTCCATTTGCCTGAGTGCCCTGGTCACAGCCACAGGGGCCGAAGGCAAGCGGAAGCTGCAGATTGGAGTGAAGAAACGTGTGGATCACTGTCCCATCAAGTCTAGAAAGGGAGATGTCTTACACATGCACTACACG GGAAAGCTAGAAGATGGGACGGAGTTTGACAGCAGCCTACCACAGAACCAGCCCTTTGTTTTCTCCCTTGGCACTGGCCAGGTCATCAAGGGCTGGGACCAGGGGCTGCTGGG GATGTGTGAAGGGGAGAAGCGCAAGCTGGTGATCCCGTCTGAGCTGG GGTATGGAGAACGGGGAGCCCCCCCAAAGATCCCAG GTGGAGCAACCCTGGTGTTTGAGGTGGAGCTGCTCAAAATTGAGAGGCGTTCAGAACTGTAG
- the Fkbp2 gene encoding peptidyl-prolyl cis-trans isomerase FKBP2 isoform X4 produces MARGVHAGAVSVVAVPGVAGDRELPLGRDMRLSWILTILSICLSALVTATGAEGKRKLQIGVKKRVDHCPIKSRKGDVLHMHYTGKLEDGTEFDSSLPQNQPFVFSLGTGQVIKGWDQGLLGMCEGEKRKLVIPSELGYGERGAPPKIPGGATLVFEVELLKIERRSEL; encoded by the exons ATGGCCCGTGGCGTCCACGCGGGGGCGGTCTCCGTGGTGGCCGTGCCTGGGGTCGCGGGAGACCGAGAACTCCCCCTGGGGAG AGACATGAGGCTGAGCTGGATCCTGACAATACTGTCCATTTGCCTGAGTGCCCTGGTCACAGCCACAGGGGCCGAAGGCAAGCGGAAGCTGCAGATTGGAGTGAAGAAACGTGTGGATCACTGTCCCATCAAGTCTAGAAAGGGAGATGTCTTACACATGCACTACACG GGAAAGCTAGAAGATGGGACGGAGTTTGACAGCAGCCTACCACAGAACCAGCCCTTTGTTTTCTCCCTTGGCACTGGCCAGGTCATCAAGGGCTGGGACCAGGGGCTGCTGGG GATGTGTGAAGGGGAGAAGCGCAAGCTGGTGATCCCGTCTGAGCTGG GGTATGGAGAACGGGGAGCCCCCCCAAAGATCCCAG GTGGAGCAACCCTGGTGTTTGAGGTGGAGCTGCTCAAAATTGAGAGGCGTTCAGAACTGTAG
- the Fkbp2 gene encoding peptidyl-prolyl cis-trans isomerase FKBP2 isoform X3, with protein MRLSWILTILSICLSALVTATGAEGKRKLQIGVKKRVDHCPIKSRKGDVLHMHYTGKLEDGTEFDSSLPQNQPFVFSLGTGQVIKGWDQGLLGMCEGEKRKLVIPSELGYGERGAPPKIPGGATLVFEVELLKIERRSEL; from the exons ATGAGGCTGAGCTGGATCCTGACAATACTGTCCATTTGCCTGAGTGCCCTGGTCACAGCCACAGGGGCCGAAGGCAAGCGGAAGCTGCAGATTGGAGTGAAGAAACGTGTGGATCACTGTCCCATCAAGTCTAGAAAGGGAGATGTCTTACACATGCACTACACG GGAAAGCTAGAAGATGGGACGGAGTTTGACAGCAGCCTACCACAGAACCAGCCCTTTGTTTTCTCCCTTGGCACTGGCCAGGTCATCAAGGGCTGGGACCAGGGGCTGCTGGG GATGTGTGAAGGGGAGAAGCGCAAGCTGGTGATCCCGTCTGAGCTGG GGTATGGAGAACGGGGAGCCCCCCCAAAGATCCCAG GTGGAGCAACCCTGGTGTTTGAGGTGGAGCTGCTCAAAATTGAGAGGCGTTCAGAACTGTAG
- the Fkbp2 gene encoding peptidyl-prolyl cis-trans isomerase FKBP2 isoform X1 codes for MRAGSVSRPVATKTRLRRSDSTSGIGSGGAARSFLVGGGVACAYRDMRLSWILTILSICLSALVTATGAEGKRKLQIGVKKRVDHCPIKSRKGDVLHMHYTGKLEDGTEFDSSLPQNQPFVFSLGTGQVIKGWDQGLLGMCEGEKRKLVIPSELGYGERGAPPKIPGGATLVFEVELLKIERRSEL; via the exons ATGAGGGCGGGGAGCGTGTCCCGCCCTGTAGCGACAAAGACGCGCCTGCGCAGAAGTGACAGCACGAGCGGGATTGGCTCCGGGGGCGCGGCGAGGAG TTttttggttgggggtggggtggcctGTGCCTACAGAGACATGAGGCTGAGCTGGATCCTGACAATACTGTCCATTTGCCTGAGTGCCCTGGTCACAGCCACAGGGGCCGAAGGCAAGCGGAAGCTGCAGATTGGAGTGAAGAAACGTGTGGATCACTGTCCCATCAAGTCTAGAAAGGGAGATGTCTTACACATGCACTACACG GGAAAGCTAGAAGATGGGACGGAGTTTGACAGCAGCCTACCACAGAACCAGCCCTTTGTTTTCTCCCTTGGCACTGGCCAGGTCATCAAGGGCTGGGACCAGGGGCTGCTGGG GATGTGTGAAGGGGAGAAGCGCAAGCTGGTGATCCCGTCTGAGCTGG GGTATGGAGAACGGGGAGCCCCCCCAAAGATCCCAG GTGGAGCAACCCTGGTGTTTGAGGTGGAGCTGCTCAAAATTGAGAGGCGTTCAGAACTGTAG
- the Vegfb gene encoding vascular endothelial growth factor B isoform X3 — translation MSPLLRRLLLVALLQLARTQAPVSQFDGPSHQKKAVSWIDVYARATCQPREVVVPLSTEFMGNVVKQLVPSCVTVQRCGGCCPDDGLECVPTGQHQVRMQILMIQYPSSQLGEMSLEEHSQCECRPKKKSAVKADSPRTLCPPCTQRRQRPDPRTCRCRCRRRRFLHCQGRGLELNPDTCRCRKLRK, via the exons ATGAGCCCCCTGCTCCGTCGCCTGCTGCTTGTTGCGCTGCTGCAGCTGGCCCGCACCCAG GCCCCTGTGTCCCAGTTTGATGGCCCCAGCCACCAGAAGAAAG CGGTGTCATGGATAGATGTCTATGCACGTGCCACATGCCAGCCCAGGGAGGTGGTGGTACCTCTGAGCACGGAGTTCATGGGCAATGTGGTCAAACAACTGGTACCCAGCTGTGTGACTGTACAGCGCTGTGGTGGCTGCTGTCCTGACGATGGCCTGGAATGTGTGCCCACTGGGCAACACCAAGTCCGAATGCAG ATCCTCATGATCCAGTACCCGAGCAGCCAGCTGGGGGAGATGTCCCTGGAAGAACACAGCcaatgtgaatgcag accaaaaaaaaagagtgctgTGAAGGCAGACAG CCCCAGGACCCTCTGCCCACCCTGCACCCAGCGCCGTCAACGCCCTGACCCCCGGACCTGCCGCTGCCGCTGTAGACGCCGCCGCTTCCTCCATTGCCAAGGGCGGGGCTTAGAGCTCAACCCAGACACCTGCAG GTGCCGGAAGCTGCGGAAGTGA
- the Vegfb gene encoding vascular endothelial growth factor B isoform X4 yields MSPLLRRLLLVALLQLARTQAPVSQFDGPSHQKKAVSWIDVYARATCQPREVVVPLSTEFMGNVVKQLVPSCVTVQRCGGCCPDDGLECVPTGQHQVRMQILMIQYPSSQLGEMSLEEHSQCECSPRTLCPPCTQRRQRPDPRTCRCRCRRRRFLHCQGRGLELNPDTCRCRKLRK; encoded by the exons ATGAGCCCCCTGCTCCGTCGCCTGCTGCTTGTTGCGCTGCTGCAGCTGGCCCGCACCCAG GCCCCTGTGTCCCAGTTTGATGGCCCCAGCCACCAGAAGAAAG CGGTGTCATGGATAGATGTCTATGCACGTGCCACATGCCAGCCCAGGGAGGTGGTGGTACCTCTGAGCACGGAGTTCATGGGCAATGTGGTCAAACAACTGGTACCCAGCTGTGTGACTGTACAGCGCTGTGGTGGCTGCTGTCCTGACGATGGCCTGGAATGTGTGCCCACTGGGCAACACCAAGTCCGAATGCAG ATCCTCATGATCCAGTACCCGAGCAGCCAGCTGGGGGAGATGTCCCTGGAAGAACACAGCcaatgtgaatgcag CCCCAGGACCCTCTGCCCACCCTGCACCCAGCGCCGTCAACGCCCTGACCCCCGGACCTGCCGCTGCCGCTGTAGACGCCGCCGCTTCCTCCATTGCCAAGGGCGGGGCTTAGAGCTCAACCCAGACACCTGCAG GTGCCGGAAGCTGCGGAAGTGA
- the Vegfb gene encoding vascular endothelial growth factor B isoform X2, which translates to MRAPPALAPRGHHEPPAPSPAACCAAAAGPHPAVSWIDVYARATCQPREVVVPLSTEFMGNVVKQLVPSCVTVQRCGGCCPDDGLECVPTGQHQVRMQILMIQYPSSQLGEMSLEEHSQCECRPKKKSAVKADRVAIPHHRPQPRSLPGWDSAPGASSPADIIHPTPAPGPSAHPAPSAVNALTPGPAAAAVDAAASSIAKGGA; encoded by the exons ATGCGGGCGCCCCCGGCGCTCGCCCCCCGCGGGCACCATGAGCCCCCTGCTCCGTCGCCTGCTGCTTGTTGCGCTGCTGCAGCTGGCCCGCACCCAG CGGTGTCATGGATAGATGTCTATGCACGTGCCACATGCCAGCCCAGGGAGGTGGTGGTACCTCTGAGCACGGAGTTCATGGGCAATGTGGTCAAACAACTGGTACCCAGCTGTGTGACTGTACAGCGCTGTGGTGGCTGCTGTCCTGACGATGGCCTGGAATGTGTGCCCACTGGGCAACACCAAGTCCGAATGCAG ATCCTCATGATCCAGTACCCGAGCAGCCAGCTGGGGGAGATGTCCCTGGAAGAACACAGCcaatgtgaatgcag accaaaaaaaaagagtgctgTGAAGGCAGACAG GGTTGCCATACCCCACCACCGTCCCCAGCCCCGCTCTCTTCCGGGCTGGGACTCTGCCCCGGGAGCATCCTCCCCAGCTGACATCATCCATCCCACTCCAGCCCCAGGACCCTCTGCCCACCCTGCACCCAGCGCCGTCAACGCCCTGACCCCCGGACCTGCCGCTGCCGCTGTAGACGCCGCCGCTTCCTCCATTGCCAAGGGCGGGGCTTAG
- the Vegfb gene encoding vascular endothelial growth factor B isoform X1, which produces MSPLLRRLLLVALLQLARTQAPVSQFDGPSHQKKAVSWIDVYARATCQPREVVVPLSTEFMGNVVKQLVPSCVTVQRCGGCCPDDGLECVPTGQHQVRMQILMIQYPSSQLGEMSLEEHSQCECRPKKKSAVKADRVAIPHHRPQPRSLPGWDSAPGASSPADIIHPTPAPGPSAHPAPSAVNALTPGPAAAAVDAAASSIAKGGA; this is translated from the exons ATGAGCCCCCTGCTCCGTCGCCTGCTGCTTGTTGCGCTGCTGCAGCTGGCCCGCACCCAG GCCCCTGTGTCCCAGTTTGATGGCCCCAGCCACCAGAAGAAAG CGGTGTCATGGATAGATGTCTATGCACGTGCCACATGCCAGCCCAGGGAGGTGGTGGTACCTCTGAGCACGGAGTTCATGGGCAATGTGGTCAAACAACTGGTACCCAGCTGTGTGACTGTACAGCGCTGTGGTGGCTGCTGTCCTGACGATGGCCTGGAATGTGTGCCCACTGGGCAACACCAAGTCCGAATGCAG ATCCTCATGATCCAGTACCCGAGCAGCCAGCTGGGGGAGATGTCCCTGGAAGAACACAGCcaatgtgaatgcag accaaaaaaaaagagtgctgTGAAGGCAGACAG GGTTGCCATACCCCACCACCGTCCCCAGCCCCGCTCTCTTCCGGGCTGGGACTCTGCCCCGGGAGCATCCTCCCCAGCTGACATCATCCATCCCACTCCAGCCCCAGGACCCTCTGCCCACCCTGCACCCAGCGCCGTCAACGCCCTGACCCCCGGACCTGCCGCTGCCGCTGTAGACGCCGCCGCTTCCTCCATTGCCAAGGGCGGGGCTTAG
- the Dnajc4 gene encoding dnaJ homolog subfamily C member 4 isoform X2, with translation MRAQGRGLHRHRKWRRPRSLCPPAVVMPSLLLRLPLRLCRLWPCSPPTRLLTAATGQRSVPNNYYELLGVHPGASAEEVKRAFFTKSKELHPDRDPGNPALHSRFVELNEAYRVLSREESRRHYDQQLHSASPPKSSGSTAQPGCTQQTHSSWEPPNAQYWAQFHSVRPQGPESRKQQHKHNQRVLGYCLLLMVAGMGLHYVAFRKLEQVHRSFMDEKDRIITAIYNDTRARARAKRARIQQERQQRHQPGTEPSLSPESPRIMPQDTSP, from the exons ATGAGAGCTCAGGGGCGGGGCCTTCACAGGCACAGGAAATGGCGGCGACCGAGGAGCCT CTGCCCGCCCGCCGTCGTCATGCCGTCCCTGTTGCTCCGGCTGCCCCTGCGCCTATGCCGGCTGTGGCCCTGTAGCCCTCCCACCCGACTTCTCACAGCCGCCACAGGGCAGCG GTCTGTCCCTAATAATTACTATGAACTGTTGGGAGTGCATCCTGGTGCCAGCGCTGAAGAGGTTAAACGTGCTTTCTTCACCAAGTCAAAAGAG CTACACCCTGACCGAGATCCTGGGAACCCAGCCCTGCATAGCCGTTTTGTGGAGCTGAATGAGGCATACCGAGTGCTCAGCCGCGAGGAGAGTCGTCGTCACTATGACCAGCAGCTTCATTCAGCCAGTCCTCCAAAGTCTTCAGGGAGCACAGCCCAGCCAGGGTGTACGCAACAGACACACAG TTCCTGGGAACCCCCCAACGCACAGTACTGGGCCCAGTTCCACAGTGTGAGGCCACAGGGGCCCGAGTCAAGGAAGCAGCAGCATAAACACAACCAGCGGGTACTGGGGTACTGCCTCCTGCTCATGGTGGCAGGCATGGGCCTGCACTATGTCGCCTTCAG GAAGCTGGAGCAGGTGCATCGCAGCTTCATGGACGAAAAGGATCGGATCATCACAGCCATCTACAATGACACTCGGGCCAGGGCCAG GGCCAAAAGAGCCAGGATTCAGCAGGAGCGCCAGCAGAGGCATCAGCCTGGGACAGAACCCTCTCTGTCTCCAGAAAGCCCCAGGATCATGCCCCAGGACACAAGCCCGTGA
- the Dnajc4 gene encoding dnaJ homolog subfamily C member 4 isoform X1, producing the protein MRAQGRGLHRHRKWRRPRSLCPPAVVMPSLLLRLPLRLCRLWPCSPPTRLLTAATGQRSVPNNYYELLGVHPGASAEEVKRAFFTKSKELHPDRDPGNPALHSRFVELNEAYRVLSREESRRHYDQQLHSASPPKSSGSTAQPGCTQQTHSSSWEPPNAQYWAQFHSVRPQGPESRKQQHKHNQRVLGYCLLLMVAGMGLHYVAFRKLEQVHRSFMDEKDRIITAIYNDTRARARAKRARIQQERQQRHQPGTEPSLSPESPRIMPQDTSP; encoded by the exons ATGAGAGCTCAGGGGCGGGGCCTTCACAGGCACAGGAAATGGCGGCGACCGAGGAGCCT CTGCCCGCCCGCCGTCGTCATGCCGTCCCTGTTGCTCCGGCTGCCCCTGCGCCTATGCCGGCTGTGGCCCTGTAGCCCTCCCACCCGACTTCTCACAGCCGCCACAGGGCAGCG GTCTGTCCCTAATAATTACTATGAACTGTTGGGAGTGCATCCTGGTGCCAGCGCTGAAGAGGTTAAACGTGCTTTCTTCACCAAGTCAAAAGAG CTACACCCTGACCGAGATCCTGGGAACCCAGCCCTGCATAGCCGTTTTGTGGAGCTGAATGAGGCATACCGAGTGCTCAGCCGCGAGGAGAGTCGTCGTCACTATGACCAGCAGCTTCATTCAGCCAGTCCTCCAAAGTCTTCAGGGAGCACAGCCCAGCCAGGGTGTACGCAACAGACACACAG CAGTTCCTGGGAACCCCCCAACGCACAGTACTGGGCCCAGTTCCACAGTGTGAGGCCACAGGGGCCCGAGTCAAGGAAGCAGCAGCATAAACACAACCAGCGGGTACTGGGGTACTGCCTCCTGCTCATGGTGGCAGGCATGGGCCTGCACTATGTCGCCTTCAG GAAGCTGGAGCAGGTGCATCGCAGCTTCATGGACGAAAAGGATCGGATCATCACAGCCATCTACAATGACACTCGGGCCAGGGCCAG GGCCAAAAGAGCCAGGATTCAGCAGGAGCGCCAGCAGAGGCATCAGCCTGGGACAGAACCCTCTCTGTCTCCAGAAAGCCCCAGGATCATGCCCCAGGACACAAGCCCGTGA
- the Dnajc4 gene encoding dnaJ homolog subfamily C member 4 isoform X3 yields MLVRRNEVGRGNLPFPLRWNFPVLPRSVPNNYYELLGVHPGASAEEVKRAFFTKSKELHPDRDPGNPALHSRFVELNEAYRVLSREESRRHYDQQLHSASPPKSSGSTAQPGCTQQTHSSSWEPPNAQYWAQFHSVRPQGPESRKQQHKHNQRVLGYCLLLMVAGMGLHYVAFRKLEQVHRSFMDEKDRIITAIYNDTRARARAKRARIQQERQQRHQPGTEPSLSPESPRIMPQDTSP; encoded by the exons ATGCTGGTCAGGAGGAATGAAGTGGGGCGTGGGAATCTGCCTTTTCCATTGAGATGGAATTTTCCTGTGTTGCCCAG GTCTGTCCCTAATAATTACTATGAACTGTTGGGAGTGCATCCTGGTGCCAGCGCTGAAGAGGTTAAACGTGCTTTCTTCACCAAGTCAAAAGAG CTACACCCTGACCGAGATCCTGGGAACCCAGCCCTGCATAGCCGTTTTGTGGAGCTGAATGAGGCATACCGAGTGCTCAGCCGCGAGGAGAGTCGTCGTCACTATGACCAGCAGCTTCATTCAGCCAGTCCTCCAAAGTCTTCAGGGAGCACAGCCCAGCCAGGGTGTACGCAACAGACACACAG CAGTTCCTGGGAACCCCCCAACGCACAGTACTGGGCCCAGTTCCACAGTGTGAGGCCACAGGGGCCCGAGTCAAGGAAGCAGCAGCATAAACACAACCAGCGGGTACTGGGGTACTGCCTCCTGCTCATGGTGGCAGGCATGGGCCTGCACTATGTCGCCTTCAG GAAGCTGGAGCAGGTGCATCGCAGCTTCATGGACGAAAAGGATCGGATCATCACAGCCATCTACAATGACACTCGGGCCAGGGCCAG GGCCAAAAGAGCCAGGATTCAGCAGGAGCGCCAGCAGAGGCATCAGCCTGGGACAGAACCCTCTCTGTCTCCAGAAAGCCCCAGGATCATGCCCCAGGACACAAGCCCGTGA
- the Dnajc4 gene encoding dnaJ homolog subfamily C member 4 isoform X4 has product MEFSCVAQVWAFLHRSVPNNYYELLGVHPGASAEEVKRAFFTKSKELHPDRDPGNPALHSRFVELNEAYRVLSREESRRHYDQQLHSASPPKSSGSTAQPGCTQQTHSSSWEPPNAQYWAQFHSVRPQGPESRKQQHKHNQRVLGYCLLLMVAGMGLHYVAFRKLEQVHRSFMDEKDRIITAIYNDTRARARAKRARIQQERQQRHQPGTEPSLSPESPRIMPQDTSP; this is encoded by the exons ATGGAATTTTCCTGTGTTGCCCAG GTTTGGGCTTTTCTCCACAGGTCTGTCCCTAATAATTACTATGAACTGTTGGGAGTGCATCCTGGTGCCAGCGCTGAAGAGGTTAAACGTGCTTTCTTCACCAAGTCAAAAGAG CTACACCCTGACCGAGATCCTGGGAACCCAGCCCTGCATAGCCGTTTTGTGGAGCTGAATGAGGCATACCGAGTGCTCAGCCGCGAGGAGAGTCGTCGTCACTATGACCAGCAGCTTCATTCAGCCAGTCCTCCAAAGTCTTCAGGGAGCACAGCCCAGCCAGGGTGTACGCAACAGACACACAG CAGTTCCTGGGAACCCCCCAACGCACAGTACTGGGCCCAGTTCCACAGTGTGAGGCCACAGGGGCCCGAGTCAAGGAAGCAGCAGCATAAACACAACCAGCGGGTACTGGGGTACTGCCTCCTGCTCATGGTGGCAGGCATGGGCCTGCACTATGTCGCCTTCAG GAAGCTGGAGCAGGTGCATCGCAGCTTCATGGACGAAAAGGATCGGATCATCACAGCCATCTACAATGACACTCGGGCCAGGGCCAG GGCCAAAAGAGCCAGGATTCAGCAGGAGCGCCAGCAGAGGCATCAGCCTGGGACAGAACCCTCTCTGTCTCCAGAAAGCCCCAGGATCATGCCCCAGGACACAAGCCCGTGA
- the Nudt22 gene encoding uridine diphosphate glucose pyrophosphatase NUDT22, producing MKRVQVGELPCQTMDPEVSLLLLCPLGGLSQERVAVELSPVYDRRPLPGGDKTITAIWETRLQAQPWIFDAPKFRLHSATLVSSSPEPHLLLHLGLTSYRDFLGTNWSSSASGLRQQGAADWGDKQAYLADPLGVGAALVTADDFIVFLRRSQQVAEAPGLVDVPGGHPEPQALCSGGIPQHKDLPGELVVRELFSSVLQEICDEVNLPLHTLGQPLLLGIACNETSAGRASAEFYVQCSLTSEEVRSYYLSGGPEAHESTGIIFVETQRVQRLQETEMWAQLCPSAKGAILLYNRHPLLQSGAGKSHLSHPSVPTLSLQL from the exons ATGAAGCGTGTCCAGGTTGGAG AGCTGCCCTGTCAGACTATGGACCCTGAGGTGTCCCTGCTGCTTCTGTGCCCTCTTGGGGGACTGTCCCAGGAGCGGGTAGCAGTGGAGCTAAGCCCAGTTTATGACCGTCGTCCATTGCCTGGAGGAGACAAGACCATCACTGCCATCTGGGAGACCCGGCTACAGGCCCAACCTTGGATCTTTGATGCTCCCAAGTTCCGCCTTCACTCAGCCACACTGGTGTCCAGCTCACCTGAGCCACACCTGCTCTTACACCTGGGTCTAACTTCCTACCGGGACTTCTTGGGCACCAACTGGTCCAGCTCAGCCTCCGGCCTGCGACAGCAGGGAGCTGCAGATTGGGGTGACAAGCAAGCCTATCTGGCAGACCCACTGGGGGTGGGTGCCGCATTGGTCACGGCTGATGACTTCATTGTCTTCCTGCGCCGCTCTCAGCAGGTAGCGGAAGCACCTGGACTGGTGGATGTGCCCGGTGGGCACCCTGAACCTCAG GCCCTGTGCTCTGGTGGCATCCCCCAGCACAAGGACCTCCCTGGGGAGCTGGTGGTACGGGAACTCTTCTCCAGTGTCCTACAGGAGATCTGTGATGAG GTGAACCTGCCGCTACACACCTTGGGCCAGCCACTGTTGTTGGGCATCGCTTGCAATGAGACCAGCGCGGGCAGAGCCAGTGCAGAGTTCTATGTCCA GTGCAGCCTGACTTCAGAGGAGGTCAGGAGTTATTACCTGAGTGGGGGACCTGAGGCCCACGAGTCTACAGGAATCATCTTTGTGGAGACACAG AGGGTGCAGAGACTGCAGGAGACAGAGATGTGGGCACAACTCTGCCCCTCGGCCAAAGgcgccatcctcctctacaatcGCCATCCACTTCTACAGTCAGGTGCCGGGAAGTCCCACCTAAGTCATCCCAGCGTCCCAACCCTATCACTACAGCTCTGA